Proteins co-encoded in one Aspergillus fumigatus Af293 chromosome 6, whole genome shotgun sequence genomic window:
- a CDS encoding endo-1,4-beta-xylanase: MSHSRTMGAFCAATLITAFLAAAEGTNAFTNTGTSPLRKEAASKGILIGSGAINQTYLDNPQFATILAEQFQSLSPENEMKWPFIHPTPGHYNWDTIDRLVGFAENNDMVVKGHGLISSCCNPDYLLNITNPKLFRAAMVDHFRRSCTDTLASGLQTNGFYNVLGPDYIGEAFRIARTVCPGAKLFINENLVESRPGKRQELYDLVSRLVAKDIPIDVHSYKALVLEVSIAEMDVHTLNTTLHTDIYSAVITEALDARITDISFWGFTDKYAYTWLEGAKPLMFDEYYNPKGAFYATHTALTSLDNEP, encoded by the exons ATGTCGCACAGCAGAACCATGGGGGCCTTTTGTGCCGCAACACTCATCACCGCGTTTCTCGCCGCTGCCGAAGGAACAAACGCCTTCACCAACACAGGAACTAGCCCGCTGAGAAAGGAAGCAGCAAGCAAGGGTATTCTCATCGGATCCGGAGCCATCAATCAGACCTATCTCGATAATCCTCAGTTTGCAACCATCCTCGCCGAGCAGTTCCAGAGTCTTTCCCCCGAGAATGAGATGAAGTGGCCGTTCATCCACCCGACGCCAGGGCACTACAATTGGGACACGATCGACCGCCTTGTTGGCTTTGCGGAGAACAATGACATGGTGGTCAAGGGACATGGACTCATCTCGAGCTGCTGCAACCCCGACTACCTGCTCAACATCACCAACCCCAAGCTGTTTCGCGCCGCCATGGTCGATCATTTCAGGCGATCATGCACCGATACACTGGCAAG CGGCCTACAGACCAATGGCTTCTACAACGTGCTTGGCCCTGATTATATCGGAGAGGCTTTCCGTATTGCCCGAACAGTGTGCCCGGGTGCCAAACTGTTTATCAACGAGAATCTCGTCGAATCACGTCCGGGCAAACGTCAAGAGCTCTATGATTTAGTCTCTAGGCTTGTAGCGAAAGATATCCCCATCGACG TCCACTCCTACAAGGCTCTCGTGCTGGAAGTATCCATCGCTGAAATGGATGTCCACACGCTTAACACCACACTCCACACCGATATCTACAGCGCCGTTATCACTGAGGCTCTTGATGCTAGAATCACCGATATCAGTTTCTGGGGATTTACAGATAAGTATGCTTACACCTGGCTAGAGGGtgcgaagccattgatgtTCGACGAGTACTATAATCCTAAGGGCGCGTTCTATGCTACCCACACTGCCCTGACAAGCTTGGACAATGAGCCCTAA
- a CDS encoding RTA1 domain-containing protein has protein sequence MPDTGDSEEAFFAFYRYDPSMSAAVLFTLLFIGTTGYHAFQMFKTRTWFFIPFVIGGIFEIIGYIGRAMSSKETPDWTLGPYIVQTLFLLLAPALLAASVYVLLGRIILLLQAESHALLGRKWLTKIFVTGDVLSFLLQGAGGGIQSSGNLDNLKNGERIIVVGLFVQIFFFASHFYWKIKKYPIPRSCTPEIPWGKHLHVLYLTSFLIMIRSVFRLAEYLQGNNGYLLHHEIYLYIFDALLMFITMVTFNVVHPCEVGRLLRSTVNYELTHRPETCANKPYASSLVR, from the exons ATGCCGGATACAGGGGATTCTGAGGAGgccttctttgccttctATCGCTACGACCCTAGCATGAGTGCCGCCGTGCTTTTCACCCTCCTTTTCATTGGCACAACTGGGTATCATGCTTTTCAAATGTTTAAGACTCGAACGTGGTTTTTCATTCCCTTTGTTATTGGTGGCATAT TCGAAATCATTGGATATATCGGACGTGCAATGTCCAGCAAAGAGACCCCAGATTGGACTCTTGGACCGTATATCGTGCAGACGCTCTTTCTTTTGCTGGCTCCAGCCCTTCTAGCGGCCTCGGTATATGTGCTTCTTGGTCGCATCATTCTGTTGCTGCAAGCCGAATCTCATGCCCTGTTGGGGAGGAAATGGTTAACTAAGATTTTTGTAACGGGCGATGTGCTCTCATTCTTACTTCAAGGAGCTG GTGGGGGCATTCAGAGCAGTGGAAATTTAGACAACTTGAAGAACGGCGAgcgcatcatcgtcgtcggccTCTTCGTCcaaatcttcttctttg CAAGCCATTTTTACTGGAAGATCAAGAAATATCCCATCCCACGCTCTTGTACACCGGAAATTCCCTGGGGCAAACACCTACATGTTCTTTATCTGACGAGCTTCTTGATCATGATCCGCTCCGTTTTCCGACTGGCAGAATACCTTCAAGGAAATAACGGTTACCTCTTACACCATGAGATCTACTTATATATTTTCGATGCCCTTCTGATGTTCATCACGATGGTCACCTTCAATGTTGTACACCCTTGCGAGGTTGGGCGCCTACTGAGAAGTACCGTCAATTACGAATTGACACACAGGCCAGAGACATGTGCTAATAAGCCATATGCAAGCTCCCTGGTGAGGTGA